Proteins found in one Takifugu flavidus isolate HTHZ2018 chromosome 7, ASM371156v2, whole genome shotgun sequence genomic segment:
- the LOC130528787 gene encoding radial spoke head protein 4 homolog A-like isoform X4, with product MEHPERQTEKSQKTPHDASSLKAFLMKCETTGDLNLYDHLTQLLIKVTDERPNNVMDIIEDMSHEIKQSFCLDNERALPKLPETTVADELAEKHRLLFCQTEQEEELVDTPLPNLNEISFYMEQAGVGLGRIEMQRIILALKQLAQSEQLPRCRLWGKILGRENNYIIAEATYREGEEEEEEEEEQRSDEITEEEETNAELEDNEDEMPPLPSVAYNPQPAVPKEDIGTGANKFVYYVCIEPGLPWKKLPTVSPAQINAARQIRKYFTGRLESPIISYPPFPGNEANYLRAQIARISAGTHVSPKGFYQSNEEEDEEEADLPQGSNEVNPDFEGIPGSEMATSLSSWVHHVQHILPQGRCTWLNMVVKKSAHLDEEGENEELEEESEEPEPEVGPPLLTPVSQDAEIFDTPPWTLRLSSSLIPDHAVAVLHSNIWPGAHAYACGKKFENMYIGWGLKYSGEGYSPPLPLPPQDEYPSGLDITEALDPTVEEEVEYRAALEEQEDSQEDIENSDEDDDEDE from the exons GTATGATCACCTCACTCAGCTGCTGATCAAAGTGACAGACGAACGTCCAAATAATGTGATGGATATAATTGAGGACATGAGCCATGAGATAAAGCAGAGTTTCTGTTTAGATAATGAGAGAGCTCTACCAAAGCTTCCAGAGACTACTGTTGCCGATGAGCTAGCCGAGAAGCATCGACTGCTCTTTTGTcagacagaacaggaagaggagctg gtggATACTCCCCTCCCTAATTTGAATGAGATTAGCTTCTACATGGAGCAGGCTGGAGTGGGTTTGGGCAGAATAGAGATGCAGAGGATAATCCTCGCTCTTAAGCAGCTGGCTCAGTCAGAGCAATTACCACGTTGCCGACTGTGGGGGAAGATTTTGGGAAGAGAGAATAACTATATCATTGCCGAAGCTACGtacagagaaggagaggaagaggaagaggaagaagaagaacagagaTCAGATGAAAtaactgaggaagaggagacaaatgcAGAACTTGAAGATAATGAGGATGAG ATGCCTCCACTGCCTTCCGTGGCCTACAATCCCCAACCAGCAGTGCCAAAAGAGGACATTGGAACAGGTGCTAACAAATTTGTGTACTATGTGTGCATTGAGCCTGGTCTTCCATGGAAAAAGCTTCCTACTGTTAGCCCTGCACAGATCAATGCTGCACGCCAAATTCGCAAATATTTCACtgggaggctggagtccccAATTATAAGCTACCCACCCTTCCCTGGGAATGAAGCCAACTATTTGAGAGCACAGATTGCCCGGATTTCAGCTGGCACACATGTTAGCCCGAAGGGCTTTTACCAGTCtaatgaggaagaagatgaagaggaggctgattTGCCCCAGGGCAGCAATGAAGTGAATCCTGACTTTGAAGGTATTCCAGGTTCTGAAATGGCAACATCATTGTCTTCCTGGGTCCACCATGTTCAACACATCCTCCCACAG GGTCGCTGTACTTGGCTGAACATGGTTGTGAAAAAAAGTGCACATTTGGATGAGGAAGGAGAGAATGAAGAATTGGAAGAAGAATCAGAGGAGCCTGAGCCAGAGGTTGGGCCCCCACTCCTTACACCTGTCTCCCAAGATGCAG AAATTTTCGACACTCCTCCATGGACCTTAAGGTTGTCTTCCAGTCTGATTCCTGACCACGCAGTAGCTGTGTTACATTCAAACATCTGGCCTGGGGCTCATGCATATGCCTGTGGAAA AAAATTTGAAAATATGTACATTGGATGGGGTTTGAAATATTCAGGGGAAGGGTACAGCCCACCCCTACCCCTGCCACCACAAGACGAATATCCCAGCGGATTAGATATCACGGAGGCCCTTGACCCAACAgtggaagaggaagtggaatATAGAGCAGCtttggaagagcaggaagattCTCAGGAGGATATCGAAAActctgatgaggatgatgatgaagatgaatga
- the LOC130528787 gene encoding radial spoke head protein 6 homolog A-like isoform X3: MAETTNDNKTPTNGKCDQKMEHPERQTEKSQKTPHDASSLKAFLMKCETTGDLNLYDHLTQLLIKVTDERPNNVMDIIEDMSHEIKQSFCLDNERALPKLPETTVADELAEKHRLLFCQTEQEEELVDTPLPNLNEISFYMEQAGVGLGRIEMQRIILALKQLAQSEQLPRCRLWGKILGRENNYIIAEATYREGEEEEEEEEEQRSDEITEEEETNAELEDNEDEMPPLPSVAYNPQPAVPKEDIGTGANKFVYYVCIEPGLPWKKLPTVSPAQINAARQIRKYFTGRLESPIISYPPFPGNEANYLRAQIARISAGTHVSPKGFYQSNEEEDEEEADLPQGSNEVNPDFEGIPGSEMATSLSSWVHHVQHILPQGRCTWLNMVVKKSAHLDEEGENEELEEESEEPEPEVGPPLLTPVSQDAEIFDTPPWTLRLSSSLIPDHAVAVLHSNIWPGAHAYACGKKFENMYIGWGLKYSGEGYSPPLPLPPQDEYPSGLDITEALDPTVEEEVEYRAALEEQEDSQEDIENSDEDDDEDE; this comes from the exons GTATGATCACCTCACTCAGCTGCTGATCAAAGTGACAGACGAACGTCCAAATAATGTGATGGATATAATTGAGGACATGAGCCATGAGATAAAGCAGAGTTTCTGTTTAGATAATGAGAGAGCTCTACCAAAGCTTCCAGAGACTACTGTTGCCGATGAGCTAGCCGAGAAGCATCGACTGCTCTTTTGTcagacagaacaggaagaggagctg gtggATACTCCCCTCCCTAATTTGAATGAGATTAGCTTCTACATGGAGCAGGCTGGAGTGGGTTTGGGCAGAATAGAGATGCAGAGGATAATCCTCGCTCTTAAGCAGCTGGCTCAGTCAGAGCAATTACCACGTTGCCGACTGTGGGGGAAGATTTTGGGAAGAGAGAATAACTATATCATTGCCGAAGCTACGtacagagaaggagaggaagaggaagaggaagaagaagaacagagaTCAGATGAAAtaactgaggaagaggagacaaatgcAGAACTTGAAGATAATGAGGATGAG ATGCCTCCACTGCCTTCCGTGGCCTACAATCCCCAACCAGCAGTGCCAAAAGAGGACATTGGAACAGGTGCTAACAAATTTGTGTACTATGTGTGCATTGAGCCTGGTCTTCCATGGAAAAAGCTTCCTACTGTTAGCCCTGCACAGATCAATGCTGCACGCCAAATTCGCAAATATTTCACtgggaggctggagtccccAATTATAAGCTACCCACCCTTCCCTGGGAATGAAGCCAACTATTTGAGAGCACAGATTGCCCGGATTTCAGCTGGCACACATGTTAGCCCGAAGGGCTTTTACCAGTCtaatgaggaagaagatgaagaggaggctgattTGCCCCAGGGCAGCAATGAAGTGAATCCTGACTTTGAAGGTATTCCAGGTTCTGAAATGGCAACATCATTGTCTTCCTGGGTCCACCATGTTCAACACATCCTCCCACAG GGTCGCTGTACTTGGCTGAACATGGTTGTGAAAAAAAGTGCACATTTGGATGAGGAAGGAGAGAATGAAGAATTGGAAGAAGAATCAGAGGAGCCTGAGCCAGAGGTTGGGCCCCCACTCCTTACACCTGTCTCCCAAGATGCAG AAATTTTCGACACTCCTCCATGGACCTTAAGGTTGTCTTCCAGTCTGATTCCTGACCACGCAGTAGCTGTGTTACATTCAAACATCTGGCCTGGGGCTCATGCATATGCCTGTGGAAA AAAATTTGAAAATATGTACATTGGATGGGGTTTGAAATATTCAGGGGAAGGGTACAGCCCACCCCTACCCCTGCCACCACAAGACGAATATCCCAGCGGATTAGATATCACGGAGGCCCTTGACCCAACAgtggaagaggaagtggaatATAGAGCAGCtttggaagagcaggaagattCTCAGGAGGATATCGAAAActctgatgaggatgatgatgaagatgaatga